Proteins encoded together in one Kitasatospora albolonga window:
- a CDS encoding AraC family transcriptional regulator, protein MHRVAVLAVPPVTAFDLTIPELVFGAALVGGSPGYEVRVGTPEPGLVAATGSLKVSVPHGLDVVDGAHTVIVTGTGARGDADPRVLAALRGAAAAGSRIASICTGAFVLAQAGLLDGRKATTYWPFSAELAERFPRVEVVGDVLFVDDGDVLSSAGLMAGMDLCLHLVRSDHGAAVANAVARLALAVPVRFGGQAQAAAGPPPESRAFSLAETRAWALGRLDEPLPLGELAAHAHTSVRTLTRRFRAETGLTPLRWLLEQRVDRARELLEATDLPVERVAERSGLGSADSLRHHLLRRVGLTPRAYRDAYRKQRAAGRGREG, encoded by the coding sequence GCCCTGGTGGGGGGTTCTCCCGGGTACGAGGTACGGGTCGGCACCCCCGAGCCGGGCCTGGTGGCGGCGACGGGGAGCCTCAAGGTCTCCGTACCGCACGGGCTCGACGTGGTGGACGGCGCGCACACGGTGATCGTCACCGGTACGGGGGCGCGCGGCGACGCCGACCCGCGAGTGCTGGCGGCACTGCGCGGGGCCGCGGCCGCAGGCAGCCGCATCGCCTCCATCTGCACCGGCGCGTTCGTCCTGGCCCAGGCGGGCCTCCTGGACGGCCGGAAGGCCACCACGTACTGGCCGTTCTCCGCGGAGCTGGCCGAGCGCTTCCCCCGGGTGGAGGTCGTGGGTGATGTTCTCTTCGTCGATGACGGCGATGTGCTCAGCTCGGCCGGGCTCATGGCGGGGATGGACCTCTGCCTGCATCTGGTGCGGTCCGATCACGGCGCGGCGGTGGCGAACGCCGTCGCCCGGCTGGCGCTGGCCGTCCCGGTCCGGTTCGGCGGACAGGCCCAGGCGGCTGCGGGCCCGCCACCGGAATCCCGGGCGTTCTCGCTCGCCGAGACACGGGCGTGGGCCCTGGGGCGGCTCGACGAGCCGCTCCCGCTGGGCGAACTGGCCGCGCACGCGCACACCAGCGTACGGACGCTGACCCGCCGGTTCCGTGCGGAGACCGGGCTCACACCGCTGCGGTGGCTGCTCGAACAACGGGTGGACCGCGCCCGCGAGCTCCTCGAAGCCACGGACCTCCCGGTCGAGCGCGTGGCCGAACGCAGCGGCCTGGGCAGCGCGGACTCCCTGCGCCACCACCTGCTGCGCCGTGTCGGCCTCACCCCTCGCGCGTACCGGGACGCGTACCGGAAACAGAGGGCGGCGGGGCGGGGGCGCGAGGGGTGA
- a CDS encoding transcriptional regulator — protein MLSDEVWRELRDQGASRTFRERSVMLRQGSEGTHLLALTDGLAKVVYRAPDGVMTWLAFRGPGDLLGEVSVFHGTPRTAEVVALTPCTAVVLEAQRFRRFVEERGLVMDLMREALHRLRESDAHRTELLTLPLVVRLARVILRLAELTCPGAGSDGVRLTGLSQEEIAQATGVTRNAVITGLQRLREAGAVETARRVIVIRDMQALRDWAATAV, from the coding sequence ATGCTGTCGGACGAGGTTTGGCGTGAGTTACGGGATCAGGGCGCGTCCCGTACGTTCCGCGAGCGCAGCGTGATGCTCAGGCAGGGTTCCGAGGGGACGCATCTGCTCGCGCTCACCGATGGCCTCGCCAAGGTCGTGTACCGGGCCCCGGACGGAGTCATGACCTGGCTGGCCTTCCGCGGGCCGGGGGACCTGCTCGGTGAGGTCTCCGTCTTTCACGGCACGCCACGCACGGCGGAAGTGGTCGCGCTCACGCCCTGCACCGCGGTCGTCCTGGAAGCCCAGCGGTTCCGGCGGTTCGTCGAGGAGCGGGGACTCGTCATGGATCTGATGCGGGAGGCCCTCCACCGGCTACGGGAGTCCGACGCCCACCGGACCGAGCTGCTGACGCTTCCGCTGGTCGTCCGGCTGGCACGTGTCATCCTGCGGCTGGCCGAACTGACCTGCCCCGGGGCCGGATCGGACGGCGTACGGCTGACCGGCCTGAGCCAGGAGGAGATCGCACAGGCCACGGGGGTGACCCGTAACGCGGTCATCACCGGACTGCAACGGCTGCGGGAGGCCGGTGCGGTGGAGACGGCTCGCAGGGTGATCGTCATCAGGGACATGCAGGCGCTGCGGGACTGGGCGGCCACCGCGGTATGA
- a CDS encoding DNA-binding protein, whose amino-acid sequence MTRRTRDLMTFSEAFDLPLAMDLRTAARAFGVCPATAYKLIRLGRFPCPVLRLGHQYRIPTSHVLRALGIDERPVYSVPLEEPGADDDHGSLDVPRTGTEHRT is encoded by the coding sequence ATGACCAGGCGTACCAGGGACCTGATGACCTTCTCGGAGGCGTTCGACCTTCCGCTGGCCATGGACCTCCGCACCGCTGCCCGCGCGTTCGGTGTCTGCCCCGCGACCGCGTACAAGCTCATCCGGCTCGGCCGCTTCCCCTGCCCGGTTCTGCGGCTGGGGCATCAGTACCGGATTCCGACCTCCCATGTCCTGCGCGCCCTCGGCATCGACGAGCGCCCCGTCTACAGCGTCCCGCTGGAGGAGCCGGGCGCCGATGACGACCACGGGTCACTTGACGTACCTCGTACCGGAACGGAGCACCGCACATGA
- a CDS encoding TetR family transcriptional regulator, which yields MTDPDSPAPRSAGARRGRPPSNALSRERILDAALAVLEREGPDALTLRRLGADLGSNHTAVLRYFSGKDDILLGLAERLIAEAVDGFEPGPTWRATLTGLARRVRRACLAHPALAVLVASRVSRRDAEFRGADLVIGALLEAGFGARESARYYRSLVDVTLAMSSFEAASAMLDGPEREGDRMAWQREYLMASPQRFPQLASVAPHLAQADEDDQFEFVMGLLLDAVEARSGRPV from the coding sequence ATGACCGATCCCGACAGCCCGGCCCCCAGATCCGCCGGCGCCAGGCGAGGGCGGCCGCCGTCGAACGCGCTCAGCCGGGAACGCATCCTGGACGCGGCGCTGGCGGTGCTGGAGCGGGAAGGTCCGGATGCGCTGACGCTGCGCAGGCTCGGCGCGGACCTGGGGTCCAACCACACGGCGGTGCTCCGCTACTTCTCCGGCAAGGACGATATCCTGCTCGGCCTCGCCGAGCGGCTGATCGCCGAGGCCGTCGACGGCTTCGAGCCCGGCCCGACCTGGCGGGCGACGCTGACCGGGCTGGCCCGCCGGGTACGCCGGGCCTGCCTGGCGCACCCGGCGCTGGCCGTGCTGGTCGCCTCCCGGGTGTCCCGGCGCGACGCGGAGTTCCGGGGTGCGGACCTGGTCATCGGCGCGCTGCTGGAGGCGGGTTTCGGTGCGCGGGAGTCCGCCCGCTACTACCGTTCGCTGGTCGACGTCACGCTGGCGATGAGCTCCTTCGAAGCCGCGTCGGCCATGCTGGACGGGCCCGAGCGGGAGGGCGACCGGATGGCCTGGCAGCGCGAGTACCTGATGGCCTCGCCCCAGCGATTCCCGCAACTCGCCTCCGTAGCACCGCACTTGGCACAGGCCGACGAGGACGATCAGTTCGAGTTCGTGATGGGGCTGCTGCTGGACGCGGTGGAGGCGCGCTCGGGCCGTCCCGTGTGA
- a CDS encoding serine hydrolase encodes MAGDRKWATGAGVVAAVGAAAAGARWVWRHQDELVMRPPLSEWTFTHMSLLLPTETVPRAGRPSVLPRAPRPLEFTYEWDGAARTLSDLHTRTRTTGFAVVHRGRLVHEAYPGRFAGPDRRFQLFSLTKSVTSVLVGIALEEGAIGSTDDKAVTYCPELAGSAFDGPTVEDLLHMSSGAGGEEDYEDPDAPVNRLMRAVAGQGGTVLEAVRSVRPHSTPGTRFNYSTLDTQVLGWVLEAATGRTLAQYAAERLWGPIGAESDAYYALSRGLPRTAVGGGSFNATVRDMARFGLLMARGGRWGGEQVVPQRWVERSRGAGLPHLEVGALGERYPAHYGYANQWWTLGGAGRAFTGLGIYGQFLRVDPEADVVVVKTSAWPVADDPALDGETATALTALVTHLSADA; translated from the coding sequence ATGGCGGGCGACAGGAAGTGGGCGACCGGGGCCGGGGTGGTCGCGGCGGTCGGTGCGGCGGCCGCGGGGGCGCGGTGGGTGTGGCGGCACCAGGACGAGCTGGTCATGCGTCCGCCGCTCAGCGAGTGGACGTTCACGCACATGTCGCTGCTGCTGCCGACGGAGACCGTGCCGCGCGCCGGGCGCCCGAGCGTCCTGCCGCGGGCTCCCCGGCCGCTGGAGTTCACGTACGAGTGGGACGGGGCGGCCAGGACGCTGTCCGACCTGCACACCCGGACGCGTACGACCGGGTTCGCGGTCGTGCACCGGGGGCGGCTGGTGCACGAGGCGTACCCGGGGCGGTTCGCGGGGCCGGACCGCCGGTTCCAGCTGTTCTCGCTGACGAAGTCGGTGACGTCGGTGCTGGTGGGGATCGCGCTGGAGGAGGGCGCGATCGGGTCGACGGACGACAAGGCCGTCACGTACTGCCCGGAGCTGGCCGGTTCGGCGTTCGACGGGCCGACGGTCGAAGACCTGCTGCACATGAGCAGCGGCGCGGGCGGGGAGGAGGACTACGAGGACCCGGACGCCCCCGTCAACCGGCTGATGCGCGCGGTGGCCGGGCAGGGCGGCACCGTACTGGAAGCCGTACGGTCGGTGCGGCCGCACAGCACGCCGGGCACCCGGTTCAACTACTCGACGCTCGACACCCAGGTGCTGGGCTGGGTCCTGGAGGCGGCGACCGGCCGGACGCTGGCGCAGTACGCCGCCGAGCGGCTGTGGGGGCCGATCGGGGCGGAGTCCGACGCGTACTACGCGCTGTCGCGCGGTCTGCCGCGTACGGCCGTCGGCGGCGGTTCGTTCAACGCCACGGTGCGGGACATGGCCCGGTTCGGCCTGCTGATGGCCCGCGGCGGCCGGTGGGGCGGGGAGCAGGTCGTACCGCAGCGGTGGGTCGAGCGGAGCCGCGGGGCCGGTCTGCCGCACCTGGAGGTCGGTGCGCTCGGCGAGCGGTACCCGGCCCATTACGGGTACGCCAACCAGTGGTGGACCCTCGGCGGGGCGGGCCGGGCCTTCACCGGTCTCGGGATATACGGGCAGTTCCTCCGGGTCGACCCGGAGGCCGACGTGGTGGTGGTGAAGACCAGCGCGTGGCCGGTGGCCGACGACCCCGCGCTGGACGGCGAGACCGCGACGGCACTCACCGCTCTGGTGACCCACCTGTCGGCGGACGCATAA
- a CDS encoding TIGR02391 family protein — MCRRAEHVEVEASLLAASHAASDGIDVPAGPHGIALLEEVWAQFRKRESWPSWHELRRPLKRAQVDPKVALDQLSEQLLITTARARTWRDGWPSGSVKLSLAALAHLPDGAAFLRSLFVLIDLLAEIQERQVSLNGQPATVHESDLHDLRRQRFPKTPDRWLSVDEFIYDEPWCIGGSIGNGWAGTASTIIVDHRVHLFVGCKDINDYWRRRQRLIADAISQAKQGSPGSSPLGRVHPSIAQVSAELFADGHYTDAVLRAFKAVEHRVQQVTGSNEIGQRLMNSTFGGTNPQLDVARTAGPSTPGERDGYKMLFIGAMTGLRNVRAHGDHPPDNVDEARDAIAFASLLMRRIDRAVDLRAESTNEAATAGRATDGTR, encoded by the coding sequence CTGTGTCGAAGAGCCGAGCACGTCGAAGTGGAGGCAAGCCTCTTGGCAGCTAGTCACGCCGCATCCGATGGCATCGATGTTCCCGCTGGTCCTCACGGTATCGCGCTACTCGAAGAGGTCTGGGCTCAATTTCGGAAGCGGGAAAGCTGGCCGAGCTGGCATGAGCTGAGGCGCCCGCTGAAGCGCGCCCAGGTGGACCCCAAGGTGGCGCTGGACCAACTCAGCGAGCAACTCTTGATCACGACCGCACGGGCCAGAACCTGGCGTGACGGGTGGCCGTCAGGATCAGTCAAGCTGAGTCTGGCAGCCCTTGCACACCTGCCCGACGGAGCCGCATTCCTACGGAGCCTCTTTGTCCTGATCGATCTCCTCGCAGAGATCCAGGAGCGCCAGGTCTCCCTGAACGGTCAACCGGCCACGGTGCACGAGTCCGATCTGCACGACCTGCGTCGCCAAAGGTTTCCGAAGACACCGGATCGTTGGCTATCCGTCGATGAGTTCATCTACGACGAGCCATGGTGCATCGGGGGCAGCATCGGCAACGGGTGGGCCGGGACCGCATCGACGATCATCGTCGATCACCGCGTACACCTGTTCGTGGGCTGCAAGGACATCAACGACTACTGGCGTCGCCGACAGCGCCTGATCGCTGACGCCATCAGCCAGGCCAAGCAGGGCAGCCCAGGCAGCAGCCCACTCGGTCGAGTGCACCCGAGCATCGCCCAGGTATCCGCCGAGCTCTTCGCCGACGGCCACTACACCGATGCAGTTCTCAGGGCATTCAAAGCCGTCGAACACCGCGTACAGCAGGTCACTGGCAGCAATGAGATCGGCCAACGGCTGATGAACAGCACCTTTGGAGGCACGAACCCACAGCTGGACGTTGCGCGCACAGCAGGGCCGTCAACGCCTGGAGAGCGCGACGGGTACAAGATGCTCTTCATCGGTGCCATGACTGGCCTGCGGAATGTCCGAGCACATGGCGACCACCCGCCGGACAACGTGGACGAAGCCCGCGACGCCATCGCCTTCGCCAGCCTCCTTATGCGGCGGATCGATCGCGCTGTCGATCTTCGCGCCGAATCCACCAACGAGGCCGCGACCGCGGGCAGGGCTACGGACGGGACAAGGTAG
- a CDS encoding DNA-binding protein — translation MSTEEFAARLGVSDRMVSKWESRKDTIRLRQVNQAALDTLLAGSAPDVHERFASLARSLGTVLPTQETPSPGPQPQQHQVRHPRDGKKMALVEAGTFLCGEKNEPVWLPSFYIDVFPVTNNDYARFVAATGHEPPQHWHRGKCPEAILDHPVVFVTWHDASAYAAWAGKELPTAQQWEKAARGTRGDAYPWGNNATPAKCNSRESGIGSTTPVSRYHSGVSPYGVYDLCGNTWEWCSTRSEPGRYELKAGAWTSPFARATPAVFNDASTEMLDDDTGFRCAALATTIDAMVGNV, via the coding sequence ATGAGTACGGAGGAGTTCGCGGCACGCCTCGGTGTCAGCGACCGCATGGTGTCCAAGTGGGAATCACGCAAGGACACGATCCGGCTCAGGCAGGTGAACCAAGCGGCTCTGGACACACTTCTCGCCGGCTCCGCCCCCGACGTCCACGAGCGGTTCGCGAGCCTCGCCCGCTCGCTGGGCACGGTGCTTCCCACACAGGAAACCCCGAGCCCAGGGCCCCAGCCTCAGCAGCACCAGGTCCGCCATCCTCGCGACGGCAAGAAGATGGCCTTGGTCGAGGCCGGCACGTTCCTGTGCGGCGAGAAGAACGAGCCTGTCTGGCTCCCGTCCTTCTACATCGACGTCTTCCCGGTCACCAACAACGACTACGCGCGCTTCGTGGCCGCCACCGGCCACGAGCCGCCCCAGCACTGGCACCGCGGCAAGTGCCCCGAGGCCATCCTCGATCACCCGGTGGTTTTCGTGACCTGGCACGACGCCTCGGCGTACGCGGCGTGGGCGGGGAAGGAACTGCCGACCGCCCAGCAGTGGGAGAAGGCGGCCCGTGGCACGCGCGGCGATGCATACCCATGGGGCAACAACGCCACCCCGGCCAAGTGCAACTCCCGCGAGAGCGGAATCGGCTCCACGACCCCGGTGAGCCGCTACCACAGCGGAGTCTCCCCGTACGGCGTCTACGACCTCTGCGGCAACACCTGGGAGTGGTGCTCGACCCGCTCCGAGCCTGGCCGCTACGAGCTCAAGGCCGGCGCCTGGACCAGCCCCTTCGCACGCGCCACCCCCGCCGTCTTCAACGACGCCTCCACGGAGATGCTCGACGACGACACGGGGTTCCGCTGCGCGGCACTTGCGACCACGATCGACGCCATGGTCGGCAACGTGTGA
- a CDS encoding aminotransferase — translation MAELNGEPVEPAQLQNLSLTNYGHFTSMRVDDGRVRGLSLHMERLQRDCRTLFGTHIDPQRVRELARRAAPSTGSTTVRVTVFDPSLDLGHPDKADDPHILVTSRPAGALPLPPLKVQSTTYVRDVPSVKSVGLFATLHHRRQAQLNGFDDALFVDEEHVISEGGTWNVGFFDGSQVIWPNADCLVGVTMELLKGAHGHETRSVRLDDLTNMRAAFATNAAIGVRAVSAIDGIKLPESHAIIDTLRKEYTEIEGDLL, via the coding sequence ATGGCAGAACTCAACGGAGAACCGGTCGAGCCGGCCCAGCTTCAGAACCTGTCCCTGACCAACTACGGCCACTTCACCTCCATGCGAGTGGACGACGGGCGCGTACGTGGTCTGTCCCTGCACATGGAGCGACTTCAGCGCGACTGCCGAACGCTCTTCGGCACCCACATCGACCCGCAGCGCGTACGCGAGCTGGCCAGGCGTGCCGCTCCCTCCACCGGATCCACCACGGTCCGCGTCACCGTCTTCGACCCCAGCCTCGACCTCGGCCACCCGGACAAGGCCGACGACCCACACATCCTGGTGACCTCCCGGCCGGCGGGGGCCCTCCCGCTGCCGCCGCTCAAGGTGCAGTCCACGACCTACGTACGCGACGTACCGAGCGTCAAGAGCGTCGGCCTCTTCGCGACCCTGCACCACCGCCGTCAGGCCCAGCTGAACGGATTCGACGACGCCCTTTTCGTCGACGAGGAGCACGTGATCTCGGAGGGAGGTACGTGGAACGTCGGCTTCTTCGACGGCAGCCAGGTGATCTGGCCGAACGCCGACTGCCTGGTCGGCGTGACCATGGAGCTCCTGAAGGGCGCCCACGGCCACGAAACCCGCTCGGTCCGCCTGGACGACCTGACGAACATGCGGGCCGCATTCGCGACCAACGCGGCGATCGGCGTCCGCGCCGTCAGCGCGATCGATGGGATCAAGCTGCCCGAATCCCACGCGATCATCGACACGCTCCGCAAGGAGTACACGGAGATCGAGGGCGACTTGTTGTAA
- a CDS encoding valine--tRNA ligase, whose protein sequence is MTDNAQQQTAPTTELPTQYAPAEVEGPLYERWVERGYFEVDAKSEKPAYTIVIPPPNVTGSLHLGHAFEHTLIDALTRRKRMQGFETLWQPGMDHAGIATQNVVERELAKEGKSRHDLGREAFVERVWEWKAESGGQIAGQMRRLGEGLAWSRDRFTMDEGLSRAVQTVFKKMFDDGLIYRAERIINWCPRCLTAISDIEVDYQDDDGELVSMKYGEGDDTIVVATTRAETMLGDTAVAVHPDDERYAHLIGKRITLPLTDRTIPVVADTHVDPEFGTGAVKVTPAHDPNDFAIGQRHNLESIEVLDERGVITTHGPFQGLDRFEARSAIVAALRAEGRIVAEKRPYTHSVGHCSRCKTTLEPRLSLQWWVKVETLAKAAGDAVRDGRVAIHPADMSQRYFDWVDNLNDWCISRQLWWGHRIPVWHGPNGELVCVGPDDEAPTGEGWTQDTDVLDTWFSSGLWPFSTMGWPEQTPDLEKFYPNSVLVTGYDLMFFWVARMMMFGLYAMDGQPPFRTIAFHGMVRDEFGKKMSKSFGNTVNPLDWMDKYGSDALRFTLAKGANPGVDVPIGEDWVQASRNFANKIWNATRFAMMNGATVEGPLPDASAMSATDRWILSRLNKIVAEADAYYDDYQFAKLADALYHFAWDEVFDWYVELSKTTFFAGGEQAKVSARVLGEVLDVTLRLLHPIVPFVTDTLWTTLTGRESVVIAEWPTDSGFRDEAAEKEIELVQRVVTEVRRFRSDQGLQPGQKVPARLELAGTALAPHEAAIRQVLRLQPEGEGFAATASLPVVGATVSLDLSGTIDVAAERKRLAKDLAAAEKEKAQAEGKLGNEAFLAKAPDNVVDKIKGRLAKADEDIVRIQAQLDKLPQQ, encoded by the coding sequence GTGACCGACAACGCTCAGCAGCAGACAGCGCCCACCACCGAACTGCCGACCCAGTACGCGCCGGCCGAGGTAGAAGGGCCGCTGTACGAGCGCTGGGTAGAGCGCGGGTACTTCGAGGTGGACGCGAAGAGCGAGAAGCCCGCGTACACCATCGTCATCCCGCCGCCCAACGTCACCGGCTCGCTCCACCTGGGCCATGCCTTCGAGCACACGCTGATCGACGCACTCACCCGCCGCAAGCGCATGCAGGGCTTCGAGACGCTGTGGCAGCCGGGCATGGACCACGCCGGTATCGCGACCCAGAACGTCGTCGAGCGGGAACTCGCCAAGGAGGGCAAGTCCCGTCACGACCTGGGCCGCGAAGCCTTCGTCGAGCGGGTCTGGGAGTGGAAGGCCGAGTCCGGCGGCCAGATCGCCGGCCAGATGCGGCGCCTCGGAGAGGGCCTGGCCTGGAGCCGGGACCGCTTCACCATGGACGAGGGCCTGTCCCGGGCCGTCCAGACCGTCTTCAAGAAGATGTTCGACGACGGCCTGATCTACCGCGCCGAGCGGATCATCAACTGGTGCCCGCGCTGTCTGACCGCCATCTCCGACATCGAGGTGGACTACCAGGACGACGACGGCGAGCTCGTCTCCATGAAGTACGGCGAGGGTGACGACACCATCGTCGTCGCGACGACCCGCGCCGAGACGATGCTCGGTGACACGGCCGTCGCCGTCCACCCGGACGACGAGCGCTACGCCCACCTGATCGGCAAGCGGATCACGCTGCCGCTGACCGACCGTACGATCCCGGTCGTCGCCGACACGCACGTCGACCCGGAGTTCGGCACGGGCGCCGTCAAGGTGACCCCGGCGCACGACCCGAACGACTTCGCCATCGGCCAGCGCCACAACCTCGAATCGATCGAGGTTCTCGACGAGCGCGGTGTGATCACCACCCATGGCCCCTTCCAGGGCCTGGACCGCTTCGAGGCCCGCTCCGCCATCGTCGCCGCTCTGCGCGCCGAGGGCAGGATCGTCGCCGAGAAGCGCCCGTACACCCACTCCGTGGGGCACTGCTCGCGCTGCAAGACGACGCTGGAGCCGCGCCTGTCCCTGCAGTGGTGGGTCAAGGTCGAGACGCTCGCCAAGGCCGCCGGTGACGCGGTCCGCGACGGTCGTGTCGCCATCCACCCGGCCGACATGTCGCAGCGCTACTTCGACTGGGTCGACAACCTCAACGACTGGTGCATCTCGCGTCAGCTGTGGTGGGGTCACCGCATCCCGGTCTGGCACGGTCCGAACGGTGAGCTGGTCTGCGTCGGCCCCGACGACGAGGCGCCCACGGGCGAGGGCTGGACGCAGGACACCGACGTCCTCGACACGTGGTTCTCGTCCGGCCTGTGGCCGTTCTCCACGATGGGCTGGCCGGAGCAGACGCCTGACCTGGAGAAGTTCTACCCGAACTCCGTCCTGGTCACCGGCTACGACCTGATGTTCTTCTGGGTCGCGCGGATGATGATGTTCGGCCTGTACGCGATGGACGGCCAGCCGCCGTTCCGCACGATCGCGTTCCACGGCATGGTCCGCGACGAGTTCGGCAAGAAGATGTCGAAGTCGTTCGGGAACACGGTCAACCCGCTGGACTGGATGGACAAGTACGGCTCCGACGCCCTGCGCTTCACCCTGGCCAAGGGCGCGAACCCCGGTGTCGACGTCCCGATCGGTGAGGACTGGGTCCAGGCGTCCCGTAACTTCGCCAACAAGATCTGGAACGCCACCCGCTTCGCGATGATGAACGGCGCGACGGTCGAGGGCCCGCTCCCGGACGCCTCCGCGATGTCGGCGACGGACCGCTGGATTCTGTCCCGACTGAACAAGATCGTCGCCGAAGCGGACGCCTACTACGACGACTACCAGTTCGCCAAACTCGCCGACGCGCTCTACCACTTCGCGTGGGACGAGGTCTTCGACTGGTACGTCGAGCTGTCGAAGACGACGTTCTTCGCGGGCGGCGAGCAGGCCAAGGTCTCGGCCCGGGTTCTGGGCGAGGTCCTCGACGTCACCCTGCGGCTGCTGCACCCGATCGTTCCGTTCGTCACGGATACCCTGTGGACCACGCTGACGGGCCGTGAGTCGGTCGTCATCGCCGAGTGGCCGACCGACTCCGGCTTCCGCGACGAGGCTGCGGAGAAGGAGATCGAGCTGGTCCAGCGGGTCGTCACCGAGGTCCGCCGCTTCCGCTCCGACCAGGGCCTCCAGCCCGGCCAGAAGGTCCCGGCCCGCCTGGAGCTGGCCGGCACCGCCCTCGCGCCGCACGAGGCGGCCATCCGTCAGGTGCTGCGTCTCCAGCCGGAGGGTGAGGGCTTCGCCGCCACCGCCTCCCTGCCGGTCGTCGGCGCCACTGTCTCGCTCGACCTGTCGGGCACGATCGATGTCGCCGCCGAGCGCAAGCGCCTCGCCAAGGACCTGGCCGCCGCCGAGAAGGAGAAGGCCCAGGCCGAGGGCAAGCTCGGCAACGAGGCGTTCCTCGCCAAGGCCCCCGACAACGTCGTGGACAAGATCAAGGGCCGACTCGCCAAGGCGGACGAGGACATCGTCCGCATCCAGGCCCAGCTGGACAAGCTGCCGCAGCAGTAG
- a CDS encoding phosphoribosylamine--glycine ligase — MKVLVIGGGAREHALCRSLSLDPDVTALYCAPGNAGIAEVAELHPVDALDGDAVARLAAELGAELVVVGPEAPLVAGVADAVRAAGIPCFGPSGEAARLEGSKAFAKDVMAGAGVPTARSYVCTTPAEIDEALDAFGAPYVVKDDGLAAGKGVVVTEDVEAARAHALSCDRVVIEEFLDGPEVSLFAITDGTTVLPLQPAQDFKRALDGDAGPNTGGMGAYSPLPWADPKLVDEVLETVLQPTVDELRRRGTPFSGLLYAGLAITSRGVRVIEFNARFGDPETQVVLARLKTPLAGVLLASANGTLDVLPPLTWRDDAAVTVVIASHNYPGTPRTGDPIDGLAEVAAQDAPDAYVLHAGTRAEGGTVVSAGGRVLSVTATGKDLAAARERAYTALGRIRLDGSQHRTDIALKAAGG, encoded by the coding sequence GTGAAGGTCCTCGTCATCGGCGGCGGCGCCCGCGAACACGCCCTGTGCCGCTCTCTGTCCCTCGACCCCGATGTCACCGCTCTGTACTGCGCCCCCGGCAACGCCGGCATCGCAGAGGTGGCCGAACTGCACCCGGTCGACGCGCTCGACGGTGACGCCGTCGCGCGCCTCGCGGCCGAGCTGGGCGCCGAGCTGGTGGTCGTCGGCCCGGAGGCGCCGCTCGTCGCCGGGGTCGCCGACGCCGTGCGCGCGGCCGGCATCCCGTGCTTCGGCCCCTCCGGCGAAGCCGCCCGGCTCGAAGGCTCCAAGGCGTTCGCCAAGGACGTCATGGCCGGGGCCGGGGTCCCCACCGCCCGCAGCTACGTCTGCACCACCCCCGCCGAGATCGACGAGGCCCTCGACGCCTTCGGAGCCCCGTACGTCGTCAAGGACGACGGCCTCGCGGCGGGCAAGGGCGTCGTCGTCACCGAGGACGTCGAGGCGGCCCGCGCCCACGCCCTCTCCTGCGACCGCGTGGTCATCGAGGAGTTCCTCGACGGCCCCGAGGTCAGCCTCTTCGCCATCACCGACGGCACCACCGTGCTGCCGCTCCAGCCCGCCCAGGACTTCAAGCGCGCCCTGGACGGCGACGCGGGTCCGAACACCGGGGGCATGGGCGCCTACTCCCCGCTCCCGTGGGCCGACCCCAAGCTGGTCGACGAGGTTCTCGAAACCGTCCTCCAGCCGACCGTCGACGAGCTCCGCCGCCGGGGCACGCCCTTCTCCGGGCTGCTCTACGCGGGCCTCGCGATCACCTCGCGCGGGGTGCGGGTCATCGAGTTCAACGCCCGCTTCGGCGACCCGGAGACCCAGGTCGTGCTGGCCCGGCTGAAGACCCCGCTGGCCGGGGTCCTCCTCGCCTCCGCCAACGGCACCCTGGACGTCCTCCCGCCGCTCACGTGGCGCGACGACGCGGCGGTCACCGTCGTGATCGCCTCCCACAACTACCCGGGCACCCCCCGCACCGGCGACCCGATCGACGGGCTCGCGGAGGTCGCGGCGCAGGATGCCCCGGACGCGTACGTCCTGCACGCCGGGACCCGCGCCGAGGGCGGCACCGTCGTCAGCGCGGGCGGCCGGGTCCTCTCGGTGACCGCGACCGGCAAGGACCTCGCAGCGGCCCGTGAGCGCGCCTACACCGCCCTCGGCCGCATCCGCCTCGACGGCTCCCAGCACCGGACGGACATCGCCCTGAAGGCCGCCGGAGGCTGA